A single Hippopotamus amphibius kiboko isolate mHipAmp2 chromosome 5, mHipAmp2.hap2, whole genome shotgun sequence DNA region contains:
- the LOC130853204 gene encoding high mobility group protein B3 encodes MAKGDPKKPKGKMSAYAFFVQTCREEHKKKNPEVPVNFAEFSKKCSERWKTMSGKEKSKFDEMAKADKVRYDREMKDYGPAKGGKKKKDPNAPKRPPSGFFLFCSEFRPKIKSTNPGISIGDVAKKLGEMWNNLSDSEKQPYINKAAKLKEKYEKDVADYKSKGKFDGAKGPAKVARKKVEEEDEDDEEDEEEEEEEEEDE; translated from the coding sequence ATGGCTAAAGGTGATCCCAAGAAACCAAAGGGCAAGATGTCTGCTTATGCCTTCTTTGTGCAGACATGCAGAGAGGAACATAAGAAGAAAAACCCTGAGGTTCCTGTCAATTTTGCAGAGTTTTCCAAGAAGTGCTCTGAGAGGTGGAAGACGATGTCTGGGAAAGAGAAGTCTAAATTTGATGAAATGGCAAAGGCAGATAAAGTGCGCTATGATCGGGAAATGAAGGATTATGGACCAGCTAAGGGAGGCAAGAAGAAGAAGGACCCTAATGCCCCCAAGAGGCCACCGTCTGGatttttcctgttctgttccGAATTCCGCCCCAAGATCAAATCTACAAACCCCGGCATCTCTATTGGAGATGTGGCAAAGAAGCTGGGTGAGATGTGGAATAACTTAAGTGACAGCGAGAAGCAGCCATACATCAACAAGGCAGCAAAGCTGAAGGAGAAGTATGAGAAGGATGTCGCAGATTATAAGTCTAAAGGGAAGTTTGATGGTGCCAAGGGTCCTGCTAAAGTTGCCCGGAAAAaggtggaagaggaagatgaagacgacgaggaggacgaggaggaggaggaggaggaggaggaggatgaataa